One Candidatus Nitronauta litoralis genomic window, AGGGTGTACTGCACCGACAGAAATATTTTGAGCGACATAAGTGACCTGGGGATCCCGGGTCACATCCGCTTCTGGTGCATAGGAAATCCAGGCCAATCCACCGTCATCATTCAGCGTGAAATAGTTGGATATGCGCAACGAATGGTTATGACCATCGCGCGCCGGAGCACTGACAAATATCTTGGAACTCAGGAAATAACTGAGGTCCACATACCACCAATCTTTCAGGGTAAAGCTGACACCGGAATTGAATGTGTGGATGTATTCAAAATCGATTTCATCCAGTTTTATGTAGTTGAAGGTGTAGCCCATTTTCAAGTCGACATCTTCAAAACTTTTGGTGGCATTCACAAAACCTGAATGGATTTGCATATCAAACTGGTGCAGGTTGTCATAAATGCTTGTGAAAAAATCATATCCAGTGTCCAACGTGAATGTTTCAATGGGTTCGAACTGATAAGACCCGGAAAATGAATAGAACGTCAAAAGGTCGCCAACCCCGGTCGTTAGATTTAAGTCTGTTAAGGTGACGTTGTCGTCTATGGACGCACCAGCACGTAAAGCGACTCGCCAGGGCTTGGGTGGTTTCTGGCTTTCTATCAGGGACAGGAATTCGCGTGCAGAATTGGCTGTATTGGATTCGGGGTTGGTCTGTATACAAGCTTCAAATTGTGCTTTTGCTTCTTCATACTGTTTGGCTTTGTATCTCAATAAACCTATATTGAATTTGGCCAGTTGTTCAAAGTCGGGATCCATAGACCCCGCCATATTAAAACTGTTGATGGCCTGATCCACTTTTTTCAGACCCTGTAAAGCCAGTCCTTGAAAAAACAGGGCCGCGCCATTTCCCGGGTCCGCGTAAATAACTTTATTAAAACTGGAAAGGGCCTCGGAATAATTTTTCCTGTTGTGGTGGGCAATCCCAAGATCCATATAGACCTGGGAATAGTCTGGATTGATCTCCAGTGCTTTTTTAAAAGCTTCAATCGCCTCGCCAAATTTACCGACCTTGTTCAGGCTTGCTCCCAGATAATAATAAGCTTCTGCCGGAGGAGAGGCCGATTCGAGCAAACCGGATTGAAGATCTCTAATGGCTTTGGAGAACAGCCCCTTTTTATAATTTTCGATCCCGGATTTAATGGGGGTGGTTACGGTTACCGATGCGGATGACGGAAGGGGGGCTCCAATGAAAATAACCGCAAAAAATAAAAGGCAGGAAAACAAAAAAACGCCTGCCAGATTATGTCGGGCCGACATAATACCCCTCCACCAAAAAAATAGAATTAGCCGTTAGATTTTAACAGCTTAGCGATTATAGACCATTTTTCAAGCCAAATATGCCGAATTAATTCCTGTAAACCATTGAAATATTTTGATTTTTTCCAGGCAGGGCAAGTTGGGTTAGCGGAGCATTAAATTTTTCAATAGTTTATAGGTTTAAGTGGATTGACTCTATCAAGCTAATATAAAAATAAAAAAAACAACTATTTGGGTAATGAGAGACGGTATAGTTAAAAAAAAACGGGATCCCCTTTTGACTGGGTCCCGGTGCTTGTATGAAGATTAAGAAAGCTTTACGGTCCTAAACCAATTTCTATACCTTTCCCCTTCCCTTGTCCTTTGACGTTAACAGGGCGGGATTAAACAACCCCCACCGCCAATTCCACCGCCACCGCCAATTCCCGGTAGGGAAATTCCACCACCACCGCCAATTCCCGGCAGGGAAATTCCACCGCCACCTCCAATTCCCGGTAGGGAAACTCCACCTCCAGCACCAATCCCTCCACCGATTCCGCCGCTAACAACACCGGCGCTGGATTGACTCAAGCCTCCTACAACCTCCCCAATTGATTGGCCTGTTGCACTCACAGTGCTCGGGTTGCCACCAGGATCGGCGATTCCTCCAAAAGTGTTTGCGGTTGTTTTGATCACATCTTTTGTAGAAGCTTTTATTGAATCTTTTGCGGCCTGTATGGCGGCCTCTTTAGCTGCCTCTATTGCAGCAATCTGGGCAGCACCTATTGCAGCAATCTGTGCAGCATCTTTTGCGGCCATCTGTGCAGCATCTTTTGCGGCCTCGGTCGCTGCGGATTGCGTTGCAGCATCGCTCGCTGCTGATTGCACTACATCATTGGCTAGGATGTTTGCCGCTTTAAGGTCTGCTCCTGTTGCTTGCATGGCTTTTGCCAGGGTCATTCCGGGTTGTTCAGTCAATGTTTGATCGGGACTTGTTTGCTGGATTACATTGTTTAACGTGGCGGCATCTGCTTTCTGCACCCCCGAAGAAGCACCGTTTTCAGAAATACTGTTCATGGTTCCTGCAGAAACCATTTCGTGTTTGCCTTCCTTGCCATTGGGAAGTCGGGAAAATGTTTCGATCAGGCCTTCAATCCCGATAAACTTTGTGTTGCCACCGGGTTCAACGATAGTCACAAACTCGGTACCCCTGACACCCGCAGTGGCGACCGGGGTCAGCACCTTGAATATGGATCCCTCGGCTTTACCTTTGGTGACTTTAAAGCGAACCGCACCTAAAGCCACATTCACGATGGTCTTGCGAAAATCTTTATCTGGATCGTAAATGTGCTCTGTAATGTTGACCACCGCATCTTCACCCAGTGACATGGTGCTGCCATCGTCAAAGGTAAAGGTGATCATGGAATCGAGATCCGTTTCCACCCGGTCCTGCATAAAAACCGGTCCGGCCAGTTCGGATGAAGAATAGCCCTCTACCTCATCGCGGTATTGAACGGCACGTCCTTGCAATCCGGTGGTGAGGCCCACATCAGCAGTGCTGATGATGTGAGCATCTTTTAAATATTGTTTTTGGTCGAAAAGGGACTTCCCTGCGGGTTGACCCGAAAATGCATAGGTGAGGCGGACAAATTCCTGTCGGCTTAAAGGCTGGTCCGGCTTCTTACTGTCGAGAATATTAAATCCATTCTTCTTAAGGTTTTGCGTCACCTGTTTGTACAATTCGTCATCTGAGAGCCTGGCCGCATTTTGGGGGACCATTTTACTGGTGCTTTGCTCCTTGGCCATGAGCCGGATAAACTCCATGCGAGTCACTTCTTCTTTTTGCCCCAGGGAGTAAACGGGAAATGCGAGAAACGCGGCAACAAAAAAAGTCCCAAGCAATTTACCTAAGGGAAGTCGCTGTCTTTTCAACGAGTTTTTTATGGGTAATTCATACATGTTGTTTTGACTCCAAAACATCGCAGGTAAAATACAATTTTAGTTTAACCTTTTGACCTTATTAAGCCAGCCAAGAATTATTAGCCAAGGGTTGTGCCAGTTTGGTTTGCATGAAAACTGTCTACTTAAAGCCTTTGATTATGATGCTTTTTAAAAGTATTGTTTTGGTCCATTAATTATTAGGGCATATTTTAAGCTCTTGATATTTTATTATATATAAATGAAACAGGGTATTCAGGTTTTTATATTCCTGTTTTTAATCCAATATTTTATTTATTTGTTTTTCGAGCATTTCTTCAATGGCTTCCGGGGAAACGGGTTTTGAGTACAGATACCCCTGGATCAAATCACAGCCCAGCATTTCCATTATCTGGTCTTCTTCCTTTGTTTCTACACCTTCTACAACCGTTTTTAAGTCAAGCATTTTAGCCAGATTCACTATGGTTTTTACAATGGCCTGATTGGACTTGATTTCAATTCCCCGGACAAAACACTGGTCGATTTTCAAGCAGTGCAAAGGCATGTCTTTAAGGTATTTCATAGAGGAGTACCCTGTTCCAAAATCATCAATAGTGAGAAGAAGTCCGAGGTCTTTGAGATCTTGCAACTTTATAAGAGCTTCTTCAGTGTCTTCCATGATTATGCTCTCGGTCAATTCCAATTCAATGCCATGGTCTGCAGATTCCGGAGATTCCACAATTTCCTTTACCAGATCAATCGCTCCATCATGGCTGAATTGGATTCCAGAGAAGTTGATTGAAAGCGTAAAATCGGTGAAGCCCATGTTGTGCCATTTTTTAAGCTGTGAGCATCCTTTTCTTAAAATCCATTCTCCCATGGGGATGATTAATCCGCTTTCTTCGGCGATTGGAATGAATTTGCCTGGTGAAATGCTTCCCATTTGGGGGTGATCCCACCTGACAAGCGCCTCTGCGCCCACAACCTGCTTTGTCCTGGCATCAACTTTAGGTTGGTAGAGTAAATAGAAATGACTTTTTCCCAGGGCATTTTTGATACCGCTGACAAGAGCCAGTTTATTGAGTGCCAGGGGTTCTAAAGAAGATTCATAAAAACTGTATCGGTTTTTCCCTAATTGTTTTGATCGTGTCAGGGCCAGATCTGCATTTTCAACAAGGGTGGTTGCACTGTTTCCGTGAAAAGGGAACAGGGCAATACCAATGCTGCAAGTCAAGTGGATATCAAAAGAATGGATGCTGAACATTTTATCGATCAGCTTCATGATCACTTCTGCAAAACGTATCGCACTTTCGGTGGTATCTACACATGGCATGAGAAGGGCAAATTCGTCACCGCGGAGTCGGTATATATTGGCAACAGGACTGAACTCATCTTTAAGTCGTTTGGAGACTTCTTTCAGAAGAATGTCCCCCCCTTGATGGCCGAGTGAATCGTTTACTCTCTTGAACTCATCCATATCTATGTGAAACAGGCCCAGCCTGATTTTATCCAGGCCACTATTTTCCTCAAGATTTTGAATGTCTTCCAGCAGACTGTTTCGGTTTGGCAGTGAGGTGAGGTGATCGAAATACGCGAGTTGCCGGATTTTTCTCTCCATTTTGACTCGCTCAGAAATATCATGAACAATAGCCACCAATTGGATTCTGGGTTCGGCTTCCATTAACTGAAAACGGATTTCGACCGGGTAGGTGGTGCCGTCTTTCCTGGTCTGTCTTCCTTCAAATGCTGCCTGGGTTTGCGATTCAGCCACCAGGGGGTTTAGAAGTTTACGTATACTTTCTTCATTAGTTTCTGCCAGAATATCCAAAGGAGTTAACTGT contains:
- a CDS encoding tetratricopeptide repeat protein, giving the protein MSARHNLAGVFLFSCLLFFAVIFIGAPLPSSASVTVTTPIKSGIENYKKGLFSKAIRDLQSGLLESASPPAEAYYYLGASLNKVGKFGEAIEAFKKALEINPDYSQVYMDLGIAHHNRKNYSEALSSFNKVIYADPGNGAALFFQGLALQGLKKVDQAINSFNMAGSMDPDFEQLAKFNIGLLRYKAKQYEEAKAQFEACIQTNPESNTANSAREFLSLIESQKPPKPWRVALRAGASIDDNVTLTDLNLTTGVGDLLTFYSFSGSYQFEPIETFTLDTGYDFFTSIYDNLHQFDMQIHSGFVNATKSFEDVDLKMGYTFNYIKLDEIDFEYIHTFNSGVSFTLKDWWYVDLSYFLSSKIFVSAPARDGHNHSLRISNYFTLNDDGGLAWISYAPEADVTRDPQVTYVAQNISVGAVHPVPCLEKLKTKIRASYNFTYQDYLFITPFIGEERIDFRNSVSFEIIQPVMDYFDIIFQYQYMNSASNFLANDYVQNVFSLSAGASF
- a CDS encoding FecR domain-containing protein; translated protein: MYELPIKNSLKRQRLPLGKLLGTFFVAAFLAFPVYSLGQKEEVTRMEFIRLMAKEQSTSKMVPQNAARLSDDELYKQVTQNLKKNGFNILDSKKPDQPLSRQEFVRLTYAFSGQPAGKSLFDQKQYLKDAHIISTADVGLTTGLQGRAVQYRDEVEGYSSSELAGPVFMQDRVETDLDSMITFTFDDGSTMSLGEDAVVNITEHIYDPDKDFRKTIVNVALGAVRFKVTKGKAEGSIFKVLTPVATAGVRGTEFVTIVEPGGNTKFIGIEGLIETFSRLPNGKEGKHEMVSAGTMNSISENGASSGVQKADAATLNNVIQQTSPDQTLTEQPGMTLAKAMQATGADLKAANILANDVVQSAASDAATQSAATEAAKDAAQMAAKDAAQIAAIGAAQIAAIEAAKEAAIQAAKDSIKASTKDVIKTTANTFGGIADPGGNPSTVSATGQSIGEVVGGLSQSSAGVVSGGIGGGIGAGGGVSLPGIGGGGGISLPGIGGGGGISLPGIGGGGGIGGGGCLIPPC
- a CDS encoding EAL domain-containing protein — translated: MQANQILGFEFFQKIPRTQAEEILANSETIVVEGGEFLFQENETDPFFYFVLEGEILIFKQEKELAVRKAGEYFGEMALIDNQPRAAGAKALTQSTLLKIGQDSLDLLIATNPEFSKNLLQTLVSRTRDDLGELNQGYRKLKVQKKKTSSLNRILDDTTNEIYIFDYSSLKISQMNKRSLNNLGYTLDEVKQLTPLDILAETNEESIRKLLNPLVAESQTQAAFEGRQTRKDGTTYPVEIRFQLMEAEPRIQLVAIVHDISERVKMERKIRQLAYFDHLTSLPNRNSLLEDIQNLEENSGLDKIRLGLFHIDMDEFKRVNDSLGHQGGDILLKEVSKRLKDEFSPVANIYRLRGDEFALLMPCVDTTESAIRFAEVIMKLIDKMFSIHSFDIHLTCSIGIALFPFHGNSATTLVENADLALTRSKQLGKNRYSFYESSLEPLALNKLALVSGIKNALGKSHFYLLYQPKVDARTKQVVGAEALVRWDHPQMGSISPGKFIPIAEESGLIIPMGEWILRKGCSQLKKWHNMGFTDFTLSINFSGIQFSHDGAIDLVKEIVESPESADHGIELELTESIIMEDTEEALIKLQDLKDLGLLLTIDDFGTGYSSMKYLKDMPLHCLKIDQCFVRGIEIKSNQAIVKTIVNLAKMLDLKTVVEGVETKEEDQIMEMLGCDLIQGYLYSKPVSPEAIEEMLEKQINKILD